DNA sequence from the Colletotrichum destructivum chromosome 9, complete sequence genome:
CAGCAAAGGGGGTGAGTAAGTGCTTCCTTGATGTGCCGGCATCACTCCCAGTCCTAAAGAGTATAAGAGGAGTAAGGCGTATAATTGACATCGCGTTCATGAAAACGTAAATGAACGGTTTGGATAATGAAATTGGGCATGCAAAGGTCATCGAGAGTCGAAAGGTTCGTGGAAAAGAGCCATTATTATTTTAAAAAAAAGACCCATTTTTACGGGATAGGTATCATTGTGTCCGTTCCACGCCTTCCAATGCATCTGAGGACTCCCTGGTCCTCCTCAACGCCAATACGCACCCCTCAGAATCAAGTTTCAACGAAGACTGCCCGTCGCTAGAGAGCAGATTCGAGAAACTCTACGGTCAACTGACCCTGAAAGTCGTCCACCTTTCCGCCTGGCGGTATGAACTCGTTGCCCTCCAGCTTCCAGCCCAAGAGCTTCATGCTCTTCCATTCCTCAGAGAGCTTAAAGCGCACGAGATCACCTGCAGCACGCGCGTCCTCCGCACTGTCGTGGCCTTGGACTTTGCCGGCCGTCTCAACCTGTATCTTGCGGTTGAGAAGATTGTCCATAAGCATCTTCAGACCCTGACGGTAGGGGAGGCCGTGCTTGTGGGGGAATAAGAGAACAGTGTCGATTACGGTAGGGTGTACGATGCGAACACTGTTTAAGTCGTTCTCCAGACCGTGGCCGATAAGAGGGGTGTCGGGGGCGATGAGAGAGAAGAGCAGGTCGCGTGCCACCTCGGGGGATGAAACAATCTtcattttcttcttgttcttcttaGAAATGGGCATCTTCTTGGCTTGGGCAGGAGTCGGATCTTCTTTGTCGTCTTTCTGAGCAGTCCATGGCTCCGCTGACGCCATGTCTTCGGGCCAGACACCCGAGTATCGTGAGTTGAGGTCGATAATCTCGCCGACCGGCTGGACTAGGACGTCCAAAAGCTCCTCTCCAGTAGGCCAAGCTGTGGCAGTGAGGCGAACTAGCTCAAGACCATGGACGGTGTAGCACATCTCGCAGTCGAAGCAGACAGCTCTGTCGGAAGGTGCGTTGGGGTTTGCAGGGGTCTCGGCATAGTTGAGAATTGTGGCTAGTCGCTTGGGGTCTGACGCCTTAAAGACATGATGGGGATTGGTGTGACAGCCGGCAGAGTCACCAACAGCCTGACCGCAACAACGGTAACGCTTCGGCTGCTGGGATCTGTCGCCGAGTTGGCGCTCGGGGAAGTAGGTTTTGCCCCAGTGGAAGGTGCAAGTGCCGCCGGAGGCGAGGGCAccatcctcttctcttctgcCCGGGAACATCTGAAAGCGCTTGTCACAGCGATCGCATTTCTCCCAGCCCTTAGCGGCCTCAAGGCCCTCACGGGCCTTTTTGATGTCCGCCTCGGGAGGGACAGATGAGACGTATCCATGGACAGCGAGATCGTCGATAGGGGTGATGAGCTGTCGGACGAGCCGAACCTCCTGCGCCGGCGTCAATCCAGTAAGGATCTTCTTGGGAGACGCAAGCGGCTTCTTGTGAGGGCCCTTTTGAGTTTGCTGGCGGCTTTGGACGACCCTCTCGTCCTTCCACTGCAGCACTGTCATCTTTTTGTACTGCATGATTTTATTCTTGATTACGTTGGAGTAGATGGCGCCTTTCTCGATAGCAGTAgtctcttcttcgtccaGGACTCTCCAGATGAGGTCCTGGTCTGTGAGAATGAGTTGCTTCTCTTCAGCGTCCTTGGCAGTTTTCTTGAGTTCGTTGTTGAGGCGGGTGTATTCGCCGTGCATCATCTGCACGAGCTTGTATCGGATATCGAACTTGGCCGGAGATGATTTGAGTAAACGAGGCGTAAGAGCCTCTGGTTTTCTAGGCTTGGGTTTGGGTGATGAGTCGGCCTTGGATGTGATGGATTTTAAAGGAGTGTGCGAAGAAGCAGTAGAAGCCGGAGTAGTGACTGAAGTAGTGGTATTGTGTCTGGATGGGTGATTCACTGCAGATAAAGGAGAGGATCCGATGGGAGTCGTTGAGTGAATCAACGGCTTATTGAGGTCGGACGAAGCGACAGAAGGTGCGACTGGACCGGAGTTGGGGGCCTTCTTCACGGccgtggaggaggatgaggggCGCTTTAAAGGCGGAGGTGATATGGGCCGAGCGACAGCTGACAGAATGTCGTCTGGTCTCGGAGCAGTCGTGTCTTGTTTTGAGGTGGTTTTGACAGGAGGAGGCGTTCTTGCGGAATCGGTGGGGGTTCTGACGTCTTGAACAATTTTCAGACGTTTTCGAGGGCCACCCTGGGTTGCATCCGTCGTGGTATCAGTCGACGACCTCTTGACCAACGTCGCTGACGTCTTCGGTGCCGGTGCTGGTGCCGGCGCTGGTGCTGAAAGTGCCGCCATCTTATCCCTGTCATCTTTATGCTGGAAAAGGCATTGGAATGCGGTGCACCTGTCTCCGGCCGGACAGGGGATGTGTTTGAGGTCAACAAAGGACATTGTGACAATAAGACCTTCCTCGGGCTGTTGAAATACACCAGATTTGGCCCAATGACAGCAAGGACAACAGGAGGGGTATGCTGTTGTTTCCGCCTTTCTACTGTTGCTACACAGcggagggaaggaggaagaagaggaggataAGACAAGGGCAATGACGACGGAAGGTGAGGACAACTACCAGAGTCTCGTCCGAGGAAGGAATATCTCTCCGCGAGAGAAGGGTGACTTAGGTTCCAGACAGTCGAGGAGGTCTATCTGGCCGTGTTCGCCTGGTCGTTTCAAGGGAGATGGGGGTTAGAATGAGGGTAAATGCGCCCGATTAAGGCTGCGAAGATCCGGGGGATTGGTCGGAAGATCTCATAACCAAAAACCGCAGCCGGGTCGTTTGTGATGTTGTCCCGTTCCAGTCGGAGAATTCGTGGACATCCAAGTGGGCGAGTGGACGATAGGCGGAAGTGGCGCGTGGCCAGGATGAGGCTGGTACAGGAATGAAGTGAGATTGGACGTTGatcaagacgacgacaacagcgGGAACGGAAACGTCCAAGGCATAAAGATGGACTGGTTTGAGAACGTGTCACAGGAGGTTGATGTGTCTCGAATGTTGTCAGAGTTGGGATGAAGGGATGGAGGGATATGGAGGTAGGCTCCGAGCTTTAGACGGATTAGGTAATGCTGCATTGTATGGTTAGAGCTGTGGTGGGGCCACCGCTGGAGATGCTTTCGATCAACCGTTGCCAGTTCCCAGCTTGGGCCAGAACAGAAACCAAACCTTTTCCCCCTCGCCATTTTCTCTTACGCACCTCACACGACAATGGAAGCCGCTAAGGTGCCTCGTAGGGAGAAAGGGTAATGCCGTCTTCATAGTTGGACTAGTGCAAAATCACCGCCAGCCTGGGCGGCTCATTTCATCAATGTCATGGCAGTCTTTCCCTATCCTCCACTGCCAGCTCCTTTTCCTACCGACAATCTAGCCCCTCGACTGCGGAAATGCCCTCGGAATCTCTGAATCATATTGAACTAAGGCGGTTCTCGATTCCCTTACGGCGGCGTCCCTACTCACCATCTCCGGGGGGTTGTGGCCCTTGTGCAGGGAGGATCGAGGAGACAGACACAGAGGTACAGAATGTTTATCGCTGCAGATCTAGGGACGCTAACTCTATTTCATCCGCCGTCTCATCTTTTCCAAAGCGAACAAGAACACACGGACAATTTCAGCAACGCCTGACATGGACTCCTGGCTTGGGAATATTCAAGGCCATGGGAATTTCGGCCATTATTTGGCTAACTTTGGCGGCTGCTTACCCAAGTCTGACAACCCCACGGCGTGGCAAGCCATACATGCCCCCCCCAGTGAGATAGATGCTCGCTCGTCTCGGCGCCTCTTATCTGATGTGTGCCCAACGAGTGCATGGGTGGACTATCTGAAAAGGGTAACACGAAAACGGTCACACGCGTGACGGACGGATGTTTCTCGCCTGTACGGATGGATGGGAAGGTGACGCGGAGGGCAACGACTCAAGGAGCACCAGTAAGGCCATACTTGGGTGCATTTTATCTTCGCTGGTGACTGATAACGGGTGGCCGGTATCTGAGCCCCGGCGGATGCTAGTGGCACCAAGCCGTTGTGCAAAACCATGGGCAGCCCTGGCCTTGAGGATGGACTTGCCTATCGCGGTACACCGGTTGGACAGAACCCACCGGCGGTGTacggaggacggcgggggGAAATGCCCTCAGTTTATCGAGAAATCGTTATCAATGATGGCGATCGGGGGCCACAAGCCATTCCGGGGTTTTCTAGGCTTCTGCGAGATTCCATCGTCCGAGAGGGGTCTATAAAAGCAAGCCTTCGTTGCCCATCGACCTGTAAACATGATCTCTGGGACTCTTCTGGGATCGTTGTCACCATCTTGAGCCTTATCTCGACTGACGACAACTTTTGGAGACGACGAGTTGCTCTCCCGCGACATCTGTGTTTACACCCATACTGACTTTGGGCGAGCACATGGGGTGCCTGACGCTTAGGCTCCCAACGTGAATTCAAACTTCGAAAATTGACATCGAAATTGGCCCTCATCCATCCAGCCTTGACGATTGGTTCACCGAATCGACCATCGCAGGAACTCACCCAACCCAATTTCACAAGCCAAATCCAGCAGTTCGTCGTCAGTGGTCACGGATCGAAACTCCGAttaaccccctcccccactcGTCCCCATTATACTTATTGCAGCCCCTCCGCCTGTAAAACCAAGGTCCTAATCGAGACGTCGCGTGCGCGTAATCCATTTCGGTCCGTCACCCCTGGGTAATACGAATAGCACCCAATTACCGAGTACCTTGGAAGGGAGCCGGTGGACGAATCACCACCGAAGCCACGCGGCGCACGGCACCCAATAGCGCCAACGTACCTATCTAGACGCTGctaggtatccgtacagtGGCACTCTCAGCAGCGGTGGTGTGCCTGGCGGGCCAGGTGTTAGTGTCATCGAATTCCACGGCGACGTGTGCAGGAACAGGACCTAGGCGGACTTGGGCTTCCCTCGTTCCCCCGGTCGGGCTTTTGCGGACTGTCCGTTGGAGGGACTCTTGTGGTCGCCCCGAGATTTAATTAACTCGGCGCGCGTCCCACACGAGCTTCCCCTCGACGTTCCTCATTGCAACTCTTGCCAAAGTTGTTGCCCTTTGCCGTTCAATCTGTTCACCGGTCCCTGATCTCATCCGACTCCATCATGGATTACACCGGCGGCACCGCGGAGGCCGATCATCTCTGCGTCTTGGTCCACGGGGTTCGTACATGCATTTCCCGTCGTCTgtcgtgctgctgcccctcccctcgccCGTTCCTGGAATCTGCATCTGCACCGTTTACCCGCACCGACGTTCTGAATGTTGCTACCATGCTAACGAAACGCTGCCTAGCTTTGGGGTAACCCCAACCACATGGCCCAGATCGCCAAAAGCCTGCGAGCCAAGTACCCCGCCGACAAACTTTACCTGTTGCTCGCGAAACGCAACAGCGGCTCCTTCACCTACGACGGTATCGAGCGTGGCGGCGAGCGCGTGTGCGCCGAaatcgaggaggagctgcgcCTGATCGAGGCAAGGGGCGGCAAGATCACCAAGTTGAGTATCGTGGGATACTCACTCGGTGGGCTTGTTTCCCGCtacgccgtcggcctgcttcATTCCAAGGGCATCCTTGACAGTTTGGAATGCATGGTACGGATGCGCATTCCTAATCCCAGTCGATAGAGAGCTTGTTCACGATCGCTGACCAAGTCCAGAACTTTGTCACATTTGCGACTCCTCACCTAGGTGTCCGCACGCCGCTCCGCGGATGGCACAACCATGTTTGGAatgtcctcggcgcccgcaCTCTGTCCATGTCCGGCCGGCAGCTGTTTaccatcgacgacttccgcgACACTGGCCGACCGCTGCTCGCCATTCTGGCCGACCCGAACTCCATtttcctcgccggcctgaAGCGCTTCAAGCGCCACACGCTCTACAGCAACATCGTCAACGATAGGAGCGCCGTGCACTACACCACTGGCATTACCAAGACTGACCCGTACACCAACCTCGATAAGGTCAAGTGCAACTTCGTCGACGGCTACGAGGATGTCATTCTCGACCCCAACCACCCGGTCGCACCCAAGCCCAAGGTTGCCGAGCCGGCCACCCTCTCGTCCGTCGCTTCCGCTGGCTGGAAGGGAATCAAACGAGTgcccttcgccctcgccctcgttATCTTCGTCCCCATTGGAATTGTCGCCTTCCTTTTCAGCTCCGTCGTCCAGACAGTCCGCTCGTCAAAACGTATCCAGCTGCACGAGAAGGGCCTTGCCGGCGTAGCGATCGACGAGTACCGCGGCCCGCTGTGGATGAAGGAGATACGGGAAGAAGTGGAGCACGTCTACGAAACCCTCAACAGCTCGCAGGACCAGGAGTACCTGGCGAGCGAGACGGATGACGACCTGGATGAGGTCGAGATGGACCGCAGCACGACGCAACTGCTCGCTAGGGAGAGACGCATGTCGGTGCCGTCCCAGCCCACGCTCGCGCTCGCGCCCTACCAGTTCCAGATGATCCAGAGCCTCGACACTGTTGGCTGGCACAAGTATCCCGTGTGGATCCACAAGGACCGCCACAGCCAtgccgccatcatcgtgcgctgggagaagaaggggttCGCCGAGGGGCACGTCGTGCTGAAGCACTGGCTGAACGAAGAGTTTGTGGTCTAGGTATCGGCTTTTGCAAATTGGAGTTGGTGTAAGCGAGGCGTTGGGACTTGGTAAATATCGACTCCTCGAGGAGACTCTAGTGTCAGTACAGGGGTTGCTTCTTGTAATATTCTTTACCCGTATCTATATCAAATGTTTGTATGTTTGAGTGCACTCCTCGATGACGACTGCTGGTTTCCGACATTGGCTGAAAGCGACTCCGGGGACAGATGAGCCTCGGTTCGTTTGCCACACCCATAGCTATTCTCTGTATTCCAAGGTCAGACAATAGACGAACGTTAGGCCTACGTGATTTTTAGGACTACATGGACTACCGACCTCCAACCTTCAACTCCATCCTCCATCCTGAATACCCACCCATCTATCATTCTCCAGCATCTTTTGTATCGCCATCCGCATTCCAAACTTTCCATCATCCCCGAACCTGCAGGTGgatggtcgtcgtcatcgtcgtcatcgtcgtcggcctcttcgccctcgtACACGACATTCTTTCGCAGTACGTTGAGCCCCTCCCACTCCAAGTACACCTCgctcctcgacatcgacccTTGCGCAAGCGCCTCATCTCAGACGACATTTTTGACTGTGGGTTATTCACGGTCGGGGCCCAGCAAAAGCCAGGCCCCAACGTCAGCAGCCATGTCTCATCACTGATGAGCTTTTCACAACCCAATTGTATGGACTCCGTTGATGATTCGGCGGCACTTCAGTGAAGGTACCGCTGATCTACAGAGCGCTCGCGCTCAGCTTTTCGCGTGTTGCGCGGTGGTGATCCCGTCAACTTTCAGAGGGGTGAAACTGAAGAAAAGGAGTTGGCACGGTTGGGTATTTATTTCCCACTTCGACCTACGGGTTTCTTCCGCGTCTGCCTCGAAGGTTTGGGAGGGACACGGTTACACTGGTGGAATGACTGGTTTGGACTTCAAGGTTAGGCTAAAGTGGTCATAGACTTGGATGTGTATAATTAAGCCATCTGTAATGGTATCACAAACGACTAGGTAcgtagccaaggcggtccctcttAAAGTCGCACATGTACATAACATAAGgtagaagagaaaggggaaccctcccccccacgTTAGTAAGCTATGTCTAGCATTGGAAACAATATGGTTTCTGTGGCAATGAGAGACGCAGTATCGTGAAAGCTTCCAGGGCCGTAACTATCCTATTGAGCAATACAAATGATGTTGGTCTGAATTCGCCTTTCTCTCACCATAGTCCGTGCTAAGCTCGTCTTCTTTGGTCTTCCAAGTAACCAAGCACGTACAATCACCGCAATGTGCCCAACCCAAGCTCGCAGTCGGTTTGAGTCCTCTCCTCCGGCGTCCCTCAGCCGCATCACGCTTTAGgttacccccccccccccccctaagTACCACCCTAAACGGTCCCAGGCCCAAGCCAATGGAACGAACCTTCGGCTCTTCCGTCTTGGGCTCGTAGCGTCATCGAGCAGGGATGTGTATCTTGCCCCGCTTAACTGCCTCCTGTAGCCACCCGCCCCCCCGACGCCGGCTATGCAGATGGGACAGGGATGCATTCACGCTAATCCACAAATTCCGCACGAACCCCTGGGAGTGCATTGGGACCAATGGGTTTACGATTACGCTCTCTGCGGGCGGCAGGGCCCTCTTGCATCTTGCAAAGTCAGTTGCGTCTTCGATATCGCAAATACCAAGCCTGATTTTTTTCCCCCGGTTTCGGCAGCTTCCACTCCGGAAGTCGACGATCGGGTAGCATCCAGTTCTCCGGCGGATAGTATGTGTTTTGGGAGCACACAAGAAAGATGAGGACGTCAAAGGTCTCCAAAGAGACATCGGCCCTCCTCAACAAGATGGCCCgaccatcctcgccgccgacgacggcaccgtcgccacCGCAGCATACGCGCAGGACGACGCGCTCCTCTCTCGCGCGGTTCGCGTATAACCCATCAccctcttccgccgccgctaccgttgccgccggcacGAACGCCGCAGCACAACCCGCAacgacagcggcgacggACGCCATCCACGATATCGTCCtgggcgtcgccgacatcgaaGATGCGGTCGCAAACACGAGGACCAGGAAACGCAGACGGATCACCAAGACAAAGGATGATGCACTTAGCGCGGACACCGGGCACGGCGTAGCAAACGTCAAGATCGAAAAGGCCGAGACGGAAAGCACGGCAGCGACGCAGCCGTCGCCCCCGCGGCCTCGGAAGGCCGCTCGTAAGCCGGCTCGCATCATCAGGGGcgtcggcaccgccgccgagcctcGCGTCGAACCGCCCTCCGATTGGGAAACGATGTACGACGCGGTCAAGCAGATGCGGCTGCACGGCACCGCgcgcaacgccgccgtcgacaccaTGGGCTGCGAGCGGCTCTTCGATCCAGACGCCTCGGAGCGCGATCGCCGGTTCCACATCCTCATCGCGCTGATGCTCTCGAGCCAGACAAAGGACACAGTCAACGCAGTGGCCATGGGCAGGCTAATGgcggagctgccgccgcacgagccgggcgcggcgggcgggctgAACCTGGAGAACGTGCTCGCCGTGGAGCCCGCCGTGTTGAACGAGCTGATTTGGGCGGTAGGGTTTCACAACAACAAGACCAAGTAAGTGACGGAGTCTCCTCCGTTGGAGGACTGTGACGCTGACGGGGGCGTTTATCAAGATACATCAAGGCATCTGCTGAAATT
Encoded proteins:
- a CDS encoding Putative ribonuclease H-like superfamily, exonuclease, RNase T/DNA polymerase III encodes the protein MSFVDLKHIPCPAGDRCTAFQCLFQHKDDRDKMAALSAPAPAPAPAPKTSATLVKRSSTDTTTDATQGGPRKRLKIVQDVRTPTDSARTPPPVKTTSKQDTTAPRPDDILSAVARPISPPPLKRPSSSSTAVKKAPNSGPVAPSVASSDLNKPLIHSTTPIGSSPLSAVNHPSRHNTTTSVTTPASTASSHTPLKSITSKADSSPKPKPRKPEALTPRLLKSSPAKFDIRYKLVQMMHGEYTRLNNELKKTAKDAEEKQLILTDQDLIWRVLDEEETTAIEKGAIYSNVIKNKIMQYKKMTVLQWKDERVVQSRQQTQKGPHKKPLASPKKILTGLTPAQEVRLVRQLITPIDDLAVHGYVSSVPPEADIKKAREGLEAAKGWEKCDRCDKRFQMFPGRREEDGALASGGTCTFHWGKTYFPERQLGDRSQQPKRYRCCGQAVGDSAGCHTNPHHVFKASDPKRLATILNYAETPANPNAPSDRAVCFDCEMCYTVHGLELVRLTATAWPTGEELLDVLVQPVGEIIDLNSRYSGVWPEDMASAEPWTAQKDDKEDPTPAQAKKMPISKKNKKKMKIVSSPEVARDLLFSLIAPDTPLIGHGLENDLNSVRIVHPTVIDTVLLFPHKHGLPYRQGLKMLMDNLLNRKIQVETAGKVQGHDSAEDARAAGDLVRFKLSEEWKSMKLLGWKLEGNEFIPPGGKVDDFQGQLTVEFLESAL
- a CDS encoding Putative alpha/Beta hydrolase, lipase, whose amino-acid sequence is MDYTGGTAEADHLCVLVHGLWGNPNHMAQIAKSLRAKYPADKLYLLLAKRNSGSFTYDGIERGGERVCAEIEEELRLIEARGGKITKLSIVGYSLGGLVSRYAVGLLHSKGILDSLECMNFVTFATPHLGVRTPLRGWHNHVWNVLGARTLSMSGRQLFTIDDFRDTGRPLLAILADPNSIFLAGLKRFKRHTLYSNIVNDRSAVHYTTGITKTDPYTNLDKVKCNFVDGYEDVILDPNHPVAPKPKVAEPATLSSVASAGWKGIKRVPFALALVIFVPIGIVAFLFSSVVQTVRSSKRIQLHEKGLAGVAIDEYRGPLWMKEIREEVEHVYETLNSSQDQEYLASETDDDLDEVEMDRSTTQLLARERRMSVPSQPTLALAPYQFQMIQSLDTVGWHKYPVWIHKDRHSHAAIIVRWEKKGFAEGHVVLKHWLNEEFVV
- a CDS encoding Putative endonuclease III-like protein; translated protein: MRTSKVSKETSALLNKMARPSSPPTTAPSPPQHTRRTTRSSLARFAYNPSPSSAAATVAAGTNAAAQPATTAATDAIHDIVLGVADIEDAVANTRTRKRRRITKTKDDALSADTGHGVANVKIEKAETESTAATQPSPPRPRKAARKPARIIRGVGTAAEPRVEPPSDWETMYDAVKQMRLHGTARNAAVDTMGCERLFDPDASERDRRFHILIALMLSSQTKDTVNAVAMGRLMAELPPHEPGAAGGLNLENVLAVEPAVLNELIWAVGFHNNKTKYIKASAEILRDKFDGDIPDTIEGLTSLPGVGPKMAYLCLSAAWDRTEGIGVDVHVHRITNLWGWHKTTQPEATRLALQGWLPRDRWREINWLLVGFGQTVCLPVGRKCGDCELGLRGMCRAAERKKVNEGRRAREVKIEVNEEDGGGVVIKKEEVVKEEEIIRDRVVSKATGEPELGDGEQRPAAEGGGLEETASADAPRRRRNGKASPQRHK